AAGCAAATCTCTGACATGAATAGAAACAGGATTGCCATAGACATAGTGTAATTTTTTTATTGACATCAAATTAAAAGTATGATAAATTTGAAAAAGTAATCAATTATATAATAAGAGCTAACTATGTGCTTAAGCAATAGATATGTTCGTTATGTGCTGTAATAGGAGGTGTAATTTGTGCGAGTGAATATTACATTAGCATGTACAGAGTGTAAGCAAAGAAATTACAATACAAGTAAAAACAAAAAGAGCAATCCAGATCGTATGGAGCTTAAAAAATATTGTAAGTTCTGCAAAACTCATACTGCTCACAGAGAAACAAAATAGGATGGTGTTAGAACTTCTTTAAAAGGATGTGAAGCAAGAAATGACTACCCCAACAAACACGAATAGTGAAAAATCGAGAGACTTTAGTAAGTTTATCAAGGGTGTTCGATCAGAACTTAAGAAGGTTAATTGGCCTAACAAAAAGGAATTAACAAACAATAGTGTTGTAGTTGTTATTACCGTTACGTTAGCTACAGTTGCCATTTGGGCAATAGACTCAATTTTAGGCTATGGCTTAAACCTTATAATTAGATAATATATTTCGCTTAAAAGGAGGGAGAGTATCCTGTTGCTGAAAGAGGGTGCTCCTATATATGTCCGAAAAAGCAAGATGGTATGTAATGCATACTTATTCTGGTCATGAAAACAAAGTAAAGATGAACATTGAAAAGATGGTTGAAAACAGAGGAATGGAAGATATTATCTTAGAAGTAAAAGTGCCGACAGAAGAGAAGATTGAAATTAAAAATGGCAAAAAAAAGGTAAAAGAATCCAAATTATTCCCAGGATATGTTCTAGTAAAAATGTTTATGACGGATGAATCTTGGTATTTAGTAAGAAATACAAGAGGTGTTACTGGTTTTGTTGGGCCAAGCTCAAAGCCAATACCACTGACAGATCAAGAAATAAAGTCTATGGGAGTAGAAGAGCCTAGAATAGAAATTGACGTTAAAGTTGGAGAAAGCATTAAGGTTATTTCTGGTCCTTTTGAAACATTTATTGGAACAATTGATCATATCAATCTTGAAAAACAAACCTTAAAGGTTCGTATTTCAATGTTTGGAAGAGAAACGCCTGTTGAACTTGAATTTGATCAAATAGAAAAAATTTAAGATGAATACAGTAGGTAAGATGTTTTTTTTATGCAATTCTTTAGGAAGGATTGCAATGATTAAGGAGGTGTAAAACAATATGGCAAAGAAAATAGTTGGACAAATCAAATTACAAATCAATGCAGGAAAGGCAACACCAGCACCACCAGTTGGAC
Above is a genomic segment from Alkaliphilus oremlandii OhILAs containing:
- the rpmG gene encoding 50S ribosomal protein L33, whose product is MRVNITLACTECKQRNYNTSKNKKSNPDRMELKKYCKFCKTHTAHRETK
- the secE gene encoding preprotein translocase subunit SecE; the protein is MKQEMTTPTNTNSEKSRDFSKFIKGVRSELKKVNWPNKKELTNNSVVVVITVTLATVAIWAIDSILGYGLNLIIR
- the nusG gene encoding transcription termination/antitermination protein NusG encodes the protein MSEKARWYVMHTYSGHENKVKMNIEKMVENRGMEDIILEVKVPTEEKIEIKNGKKKVKESKLFPGYVLVKMFMTDESWYLVRNTRGVTGFVGPSSKPIPLTDQEIKSMGVEEPRIEIDVKVGESIKVISGPFETFIGTIDHINLEKQTLKVRISMFGRETPVELEFDQIEKI